In the Silene latifolia isolate original U9 population chromosome 1, ASM4854445v1, whole genome shotgun sequence genome, ccaccacctacaaggccgcaatctctagtccaaattcctccttatggcttgaagccatgaagtccgaaatggattctatgcatgaaaaccaagtttgggacttggtagatttgcctaaaggggcaagaacccttcaatgcaaatggatattcaaagtcaaaaatggcatagaaggacatgatgatgtctacaaagctaggctagtggcaaaaggatttacccaagtcctaggtctccattatgatgagaccttcgcccccgtagccatgctaagatccatacggattttgttagcgattgccgcatttcatgattatgaaatatggcaaatggatgtcaaaaccgcttttctaaatgggcatttagaagaggaggtgtacatgatacaacccgaaggttttgttgattctaaaaatcctaacaaagtgtgcaagcttaagagatccatttatggtcttaagcaagcatctagaagttggaatcatcgattcaatcatgttataaaggaaaatggtttcactcgaagtgttgaggaaccatgtttatacatgaaattcagtgggagcaatgttgtgttcctaatcttgtatgtcgatgacatactactcattggaaattatattccaatgttgtcttctgttaagaagtggttaggtaaccacttccaaatgaaggatttaggagaggcacaacgcatattaggcatccggatccatagagatagatccaagaggatattggcactaagtcaagagtcttatgttgataagattcttcgacggttcagcatggacaaatccaaaaggggtttggtacctatgttAATCGGGACGAttttgagcaagactcaatctccctccgaaccccatgatgttgaacgcatgaagttgatcccctatgcttccgctgttggatcattcatgtatgccatgatatgcacacgtcctgatgtctcgtatgccttgagcatgacgagtagatatcaaggaaatccaggtgagagtcactggattgcagtcaagaacatccttaagtacttgagaagaactaaggattctatcctagtgtttggaggtgacactgagttgcgtgttaatggatacacggactcaagttttcaaacagatagagatgacttgaaatcacaagtcggtttcgtttttatgctcaatggtggtgccgtagagTGGAGCgacttcaaggaagtcagaatcaggattctacaacggaggctgagtacatcgcAGCATCAGAAGttgctaaggaagctgtttggatcaggcaattcacggaaggtctaaaagtagtacctaccgccaatgatcccatcactctctcttgtgataatagtgggacgatcttccaagctaaggtgccgaagtctagtaatagatctagacatgtacttagaaaatatcatgtaataagagatttcattgaaagaaaggaaattgcgatttgtaaggttgggacggatgacaacatagccgatccactcaccaagcctttatcgcaggctaagcatgatggacatgttacgtccatgggacttaaacgtgtaccaagtttttgttagattttgaaatgaaataaaagtgttgtttttgttcatgttcataatcacatttgtctttcatctttaatttatacattgttacatccaaacgggttgtagtgacaattgaaccccgttaaagtgaacacggattaacattgtatttgcccatagttacttgtatgaggtgacgtctcgaagtgactagagtgtgatgcgattgatggcaagttcaagtgccataaagtcatgtgagatgactagtcgatcacataggcagactgttaggaacattttgtcgggcctaatgaccgcttatagagttctgacaaatttatatagcatggtcgtggcaagagctactatagtattcaaatgagtcgattcttttgactaaagactattcacctaagatggcacagttttagattaactttgatttgtgttactacgaccttcgtaaatggggtcaaatgggcatattttgggttatgatggttgtggctagtcgaagggaatgagtgcgataggaattgtccacccctagtcagggttataacaatatctcagggccactcgaggagtaatgaactggaaatgcgtggccacgctcggaaagtatctatgatagataagtccggtcaatcgcttattctccggatcgaggaaaccactctcgatatgatcacttgcaagtacgacctgaaagacaccttgcattgagtgggagatagtaataggacaagagaattggtgacgcacacttgtcgaggacaagtgggagattgttgggaaatgtgtcctcaacaatagtgcgatcacatgatttaaatatcattattaaatctcattttaaagaatacaattgggaagtatttttactgtcaactggtcaacatatatcggtaatgattggctgactagagtttgacattactgtcgtgcgatggtggtgatcagttgaccccctaggtcatacctatagggcaacactcttaattgatcatttaattaatcgcataatgttacgagttaattaaattacttgaaaattgacggacgattttggaagtaaaatttacgtatcgcattgtaatgtgattaaatgagatacggtctgagtaatcgaattgtatcattgctcagatgaaattattgtttaaggaaacaattaaatttgaatgaattattataaatacgatttataaattggtgaaatattttggtacaagtaattatgaattactaagtcaattattgtatatgacgtatttttattaatacgttgatttttaatatgttaaaaatacattacaaatttatgttacatatgacatgtgacatattgacaattgacaaaaataatatggaacccatattatcctatgtgccgaaaattggaggaatattaggaaaatattaagttgttcttattagtggtaaacaatataattacctactaaactagctttgcatgcctatggttcattgtgaagaacacctAGGGCATGTATTGGCTCTTTTGTTCCTCCACTCCtaccggttttgggaagagaaaaTCCTTGagatttttcttattattttgcaTAATATTCACTAAGAAGCAAGTTAgtgattattcattcttttactcatccaaaaataagatttctagagagacaaaaatctctcttcttcttctctcccataaccgaaaatattaagagtttataatatttttgggtcatttttccacaagattaatattgtactagttcctataatattaattttaattaagagtaagctttgggtattattccttgggagagatcctacacttggatcttttgttcatccaaaaggaaagatcaagaacaaaagaaaaggagatttcttttgtgcccatttgaaccgaaaatacaatgtaagaataatgtttcttccttattttgctttaatgtttgcatgcataagacctttattaattttatgacaaattaatttgtaacacatatatgaatatgtaagtatatagatctacttttccttcagttaGGTCAATTAAAAGTGAGTCTCGTTCTTGTGTTAACATAGAAACATGTTTGGTTAAAGACTCGTTTTCCTTTTCAGCATCATATGTCACAGTGGGCGTCTCTGTGACATTCAGCAGTTTGACCTTATTTACAAGAATCAGATTTTGCCTTTTCAGTTTCCTTACTCCTTTCTCAAGACAAGGTGAAATGTTATTTTGTTCAAGATCATTTAGACACTCTCTTAGACCAACATTTTCCTCGGCTatgttttcaatttcaatttgcatAGCTTCAAGTTTATTGttttggacacgacatttatcaatGAATTTATCTAAGAGTAAACATACTTTGCTTTTGGAGAAGGATCGAACCTTTGTCTTGAGATGATTTACCTCATCTTCGAAGTTAGAATCAGAATCATCGggatgagccataagacatttgaaTGTTTCTCTTTTTGGAGACCTAAGGGCATCATTATTAAGACGAGTAGTAAGACACAACTTGGCatccaattcttcctcaaggatcTCGTCCTCATCGGAATCGGACATTCCCGAAGCAGCACACATTACTTTATTCTTGTATTCCTTCTTAGCCAAGTCacattttttttttagatttgatGTTACCCCACTTTGGACATTCATTCATTTGGTGACCTTTTTCGTCACATTTAATGCAACCAACAATGGAAGTAGATCTTTTCTTTGAAAAATGTTTCTTACTAGAATTGTTGTTAAACCTCTTAGGATTATGACCATTAACAATATCCGCAATATttctagtgaacattgcaaactcatcgtttccatcatcttcctcaataattGAGGTTGATTTGAAAGCAAGCCCTCTTACATTAGAGCTATCACCaaaacgcttcatgagagttagctcatgagccataagtgagcccattaGTTCATTGAGGGTTAAAATGGATAAGTCTTTGgcctcctcaatagccgtaaccttcggttgccatgtTTCTGGTAAACTTCGAAGGATTTTACATACCATATCCTCGGATTCAAAATTTCTACCAAGACTCTTaaggtcattaacaatactagaaaagcgagaggaaagactattaattgactcatctttcatcatattgaacatctcatattgttgcatgagaaggtcaatacgatgcTTTTTCACTTGAGAcgtcccctcataagcaaggcttaaggtgtcccaaatttctttggccGAGGTACATCCGGAAATCCAGTTTACTTCTTGCTCACCaatgccatattgaagaatggacatggcttttGAGTTTTTCTCGACCTTTCTATAATCAGCCTCgacatacttatcctcacttttaGGGGCACTAGTACCATTAGCACTAGTAACCGTGATAGCAAGGGGCCCTTTTTGGATTATCAACCAACACTCATAATCCGTACTCTTAACATAGTGTTCCATGCGATTTTTCCACCATGAATAGTTATCCCCAATGAAGATAGGATGCTTAGTATATTTCCCGTCcatgactataggatcaactctttggtaattaaccaatatcaagagcacaaggctctgataccaattgaagagtcaaggacgagaacacctaagagggggagggggtgaattaggtgtccaaTTAAAATTTTTAAGCTTGAATTAAGGTTCTTTGAAATCTAGGACAATAGACTAAGCTGATATGGACAATACTTTAAATGTTAAAGGTGTTTATACTTAGAACTATTTGAGTTAGAAGTATATACACACGAATTCAGCTCAGTATATGTCACAGTAAAGTCGACTGTTGCATAGACCagaaaagtatgaatgaaagaGTATTTTTCTTCAACTTAGCAATGAAGATATAAAGTAAATACTTTTTAAGTTGAATACTCTTAGCAATGAAAATCTTAAGTGAATCCCTTTTAAGTTGAAAACATGAGATACTTAATCATTTTAAGTTCACAAGATTGAATCAATCAGCAGGTCTGAGACACAGTATTGAACACTGTGACACAGACAGATTGCGAGATAAACAAGATATAAATAAGGAGAacaaacgtaaaagtaaatgaacaaacaagacgatgttttttAAAAacttggttcagcctctactccgaggcctacgtccaaccgttattttattgcttgtttagaaatttactcaaacaactaaaccccttacaatgaaaataactcgccaacctactccggttgcacttgcTTGAagttactccgcttcaagactttcacttgctcaaagctactccgcttcaagacgtaagttctatctcacaggtttacagagtctttgaatctcaatcgttcacttaatgaacacggaatcatggaacaaactcagatgccacagtgcagcgaactgatacatggagatttacagcccttttgaaaaacgtttgaagacttttaaaatagaaaacaattttgcaaataagttgaagaacaagagctgatgttttgcaaagtgttttaacAATTAATGCTCATAAAAGTCTTAGGTAATAAATGATGCAAAGGCaccctatttatagtggatttgatcATCTAAGTAGTACAACTTAGGTTAATTAAATTCAATATTAAATAGATAGCCTtagagtgatggtaagtgttaggctATAGGCTTGGAGCACAAGTCATTGATCAAAATCAGAAAACTCTTcccaaaacactcaacatgtgacattttaccaaaatggcaaaaagcatttctagctttaaaactttgacaagttcaacttaccattttagtaaaaggtaaaTGCACAAATCTAGTGGATTAATCAATGTGGATTTATGACTTAAAATTTCAGATTTAAAACTTCAACACATTTGACAAGTGACAACTTACcacaaatggaagagtgctttagtacttgactaaatcaactttccatttatgtaaaagtagatgcacaactttagaggagtcacatgtgagttttgcaaattgattttttcagatttgttttcaaactgggataattcaaatgtaaaatctttgagaatatgaaatttgtaaaaattttgacacttaaacatttcgaaaaaaagtccctccatacggtagtatcagaaaccacagtgcagtgcactgttgcatggttttgcagccaCTTGACATAAATGAGAATATTACACTTACTCTTATATTTTTCGACTAATGCTAGGATATTATCATTGTTTTGACTTCTTGttgacttcatcttgatcatgttaAGCCGTCTTTgggagtccatttgattgcttcaatcactaagcatttgtaatcgtttacaacatttgactAAGGCTAAGGGATTTCTTGTCAtaactttatcttgatcattcttgaaccatctttggaaattcattgagtgcttaaaatgctaaacattataactaagaagcaaataattaaataacaatgaaacttggcatcatcaaccaagtgtgttcttgttgggaaatgtgtcctcaacattagtgcgatcacatgatttaaatatcattattaaatctcatttcaagaatacggaagggatgaaacattacatatatagtcaactggtccacacatatcggtaatgattggctggctagagtttgacattattgtcgtgcgacggtggtgatcagttgatcccttgaggtcacacctaaaggacgattcccttaattgaaaaggttaattaattgtataccgatacatattaattaattccttaaaattgaacaattctatttgtgagagagaatattgatatcttattgtaatgagattaaataagatttattttagtaaataaaatgctttattactaaaattgtttattgtttgagaaacaataaagataagaatgaatggttgattataattacaagacattgtgaattataattatatgacccattttatttacgtgatcaagtatctctagtcaatttgttgaatgtaatttaattaatttataaaatgatatttatgtgataaatatgcatttaattaattagtaacatgtatcatactacatgtgacattttgtgtgacaattgacaaattgacaaaataaaatggtagtccattttaagacatggaccgaaatgaaggatGTCATGGTGGTGTATGGttgattattttatgagataatgcAAGTGTAATCATTCCTACACacactagccttacacacctaatatATTGgtaagagtaaaaggaaaaggagATTCCATTTTCTTGGATGCTTCCCCTTGTTCCAACCGTGCTCCCCTTCTCTCTTTATgagatttttgttctcatttttgtattacaactaatacacactaccattcaatctacatgcaaaaggttcatgtttttctctcttctctctctttaaatcttcatcaacaagatgagattttaatccaaattgttcatgtaagattactaaaattatcaaagtgatatatgagtattagtaatcaaatttaaggtaaactacattataaacatctagtacatgttcatttgtgggtttaagggattgtcttgggtgcaactaattggagggcttctaatttgaagtcaagtatgttcatccattaatggaaagctcaagaactaacaagaaggagatcttgttggtgcccaatatgaccgaaattcatatggtgagaaaatgttttcttatcttcttttattaaagtttgcatgcataaaatccatatttaattttatgacaaattaattctaaaacatatatg is a window encoding:
- the LOC141647472 gene encoding uncharacterized protein LOC141647472 — translated: MDGKYTKHPIFIGDNYSWWKNRMEHYVKSTDYECWLIIQKGPLAITVTSANGTSAPKSEDKYVEADYRKVEKNSKAMSILQYGIGEQEVNWISGCTSAKEIWDTLSLAYEGTIVNDLKSLGRNFESEDMVCKILRSLPETWQPKVTAIEEAKDLSILTLNELMGSLMAHELTLMKRFGDSSNVRGLAFKSTSIIEEDDGNDEFAMFTRNIADIVNGHNPKRFNNNSSKKHFSKKRSTSIVGCIKCDEKGHQMNECPKWGNIKSKKKM